In Lathamus discolor isolate bLatDis1 chromosome 1, bLatDis1.hap1, whole genome shotgun sequence, the following are encoded in one genomic region:
- the LOC136007438 gene encoding octopamine receptor-like has protein sequence MLMNRNDSWLSNSSSADSSFVEGGGNLAGIGLQEVVIGLILTLIDLVTLLGNTIVFICPVVEKRLRTVTYMFIMSLAMADFLVACLVMPFSIIYEVTGMWLFGKLFCKVWISFDVMFCTASIVTLCFISLDRYCSVVTPYHYSRRMSRGRCIAMTCMVWVYSSLISFLPVMQGWNEIPGVDFDAGRECIFVTNWIFAIVASALAFFVPFMVMCSMYFFIYRASRLKATRVMSQTLEIHYHPNSKRQNHLQLENKATRTISIIISVFVLCWLPYFVLNVWLAARGTDSTSTVLVEAFKIITWLGYCNSTINPMLYAFLNRDFQRALKKLLICRHRSQVDIGEDMVSIATFSKTAPDMEYSITVPMPNGALKDKPK, from the exons ATGCTGATGAACAGAAATGATTCTTGGCTTTCTAATTCCTCCTCTGCTGACTCCTCCTTTGTGGAAGGAGGTGGCAACTTGGCAGGGATTGGCCTGCAGGAGGTAGTCATTGGCCTGATATTAACCCTCATTGACTTGGTCACGCTCCTGGGAAACACAATAGTGTTCATCTGCCCGGTGGTGGAAAAGAGGCTGCGCACCGTCACCTATATGTTCATCATGTCCTTGGCCATGGCAGACTTCCTTGTAGCTTGTCTGGTCATGCCCTTTAG CATCATTTACGAGGTGACGGGGATGTGGCTGTTTGGGAAGCTCTTCTGCAAAGTCTGGATCTCCTTCGATGTCATGTTCTGCACCGCATCCATCGTCACCTTGTGCTTCATCAGCCTGGACAGGTACTGCTCCGTCGTGACCCCGTACCACTATTCAAGAAGGATGTCCCGTGGCAG ATGCATCGCAATGACCTGCATGGTCTGGGTATACTCCtcccttatttccttccttcctgtcatGCAAGGCTGGAACGAGATCCCAGGGGTGGACTTCGATGCAGGCAGAGAATGCATCTTTGTCACCAACTGGATTTTTGCCATCGTGGCTTCTGCTCTGGCGTTTTTTGTTCCCTTCATGGTCATGTGCAGCATGTACTTCTTCATCTACCGTGCTTCGCGGCTCAAGGCCACTCGGGTCATGTCTCAGACCCTGGAGATCCACTACCACCCCAACAGCAAGCGGCAGAACCACCTGCAGCTGGAGAACAAGGCCACACGGACCATCAGCATCATCATTTCAGTCTTTGTGCTCTGCTGGCTGCCCTACTTTGTCCTCAACGTCTGGCTCGCAGCAAGAGGCACTGACTCCACCAGCACAGTCTTGGTTGAGGCATTCAAGATCATCACTTGGTTGGGGTATTGCAACTCCACCATCAATCCGATGCTTTATGCTTTCCTGAACAGGGACTTCCAACGGGCCCTGAAGAAGCTGCTCATCTGCAGGCACAGGTCTCAAGTGGACATTGGAGAAGACATGGTTTCCATAGCCACATTTTCCAAGACTGCTCCAGACATGGAATATAGCATTACGGTGCCAATGCCCAATGGTGCCCTGAAAGATAAACCCAAGTAA
- the EIF2AK3 gene encoding eukaryotic translation initiation factor 2-alpha kinase 3 isoform X2, producing MGCRRWDDDETEQEETLLLHRTQKTVRAVGPRSGNEKWNFSVGHFELRYVPDIETRAGYIESNFKSNMNKEETKIISEVDEQEAMMKDTVIKVSVADWKVMAFNKRGGHLEWEYQFCTPIASAWLVKDGKVIPISLFDDTSYTANNEVLEDEEDLVEAARGATESSVYLGMYRGQLYLQSSVRISEKFPTNPKALESRNDNAITPLPKIKWKPLIHSPSRTPVLVGSDEFDKCLSNDKYSHEEYSNGALSVLQYPYDNGYYLPYYKRERNKRSTQITVGFFEDANYKNIRKKDPVLLLHWWKEIVGTIIFCIVATTFIVRKLFHPHPYGRLRKESETQCQTDSKYEPTCGDVKESSWSDVKNSGYVSRYLTDFEPIQCLGRGGFGVVFEARNKVDDCNYAIKRIRLPNRELAREKVMREVKALAKLEHPGIVRYFNAWLEAPPERWQEKMDEQWLKDESTDWPLSSPSPMDVPSFKIRTEPFSTKEQVEVIATSWERVGSVGIPCGQFDSSGSQFSPLEFSETNNRDLHQSEDPLLNLQDSVLTGCDVEDSTINNNELCDSLETCSSAVPVVHLKEGTSSSIVFEDSGCGNASSKEDKVDVSRGEGLSEEKAKSTEESDSKKSASGSPLSVSPPRPTSLSLDLSKNIAEKVKPTSPKVYLYIQMQLCRKENLKDWMSRRCMIEERERTECLQIFLQIAEAVDFLHSKGLMHRDLKPSNIFFTMDDIVKVGDFGLVTAMDQDEEEESVLTPMPAYARHTGQVGTKLYMSPEQICGNTYSHKVDIFSLGLILFELLYPFSTQMERVRTLSDVRNLKFPPLFIQKYAQEYTMVKDMLSPSPTERPEAAAIIENPVFEDLELPPKPVLRQRSRTMSLSGNKHSRQPSK from the exons ATGGGCTGTCGCCGGTGGGATGATGATGAAACCGAGCAGGAAGAGACCCTTCTATTACACCGAACCCAGAAAACAGTCCGTGCTGTTGGGCCACGCAGTGGCAATGAAAA GTGGAACTTCAGTGTTGGTCACTTTGAGCTGCGCTATGTCCCAGATATTGAAACCAGAGCGGGATACATTGAGAGCAATTTTAAATCGAATAtgaacaaagaagaaacaaaaatcatttCAGAGGTGGATGAGCAGGAAGCTATGATGAAAGACACAGTGATAAAGGTCTCAGTAGCTGACTGGAAGGTGATGGCTTTTAACAAACGAGGAGGACATCTGGAATGGGAATACCAG TTTTGCACTCCAATTGCTTCTGCATGGCTGGTTAAGGATGGCAAAGTAATTCCAATCAGTCTGTTTGATGACACAAGTTACACTGCGAACAATGAAGTACTGGAAGATGAAGAAGATCTTGTGGAAGCTGCCAGGGGAGCCACAGAATCCAGTGTCTATTTGG GTATGTACAGGGGCCAGTTGTATCTCCAGTCATCTGTCAGAATTTCTGAGAAATTCCCCACAAACCCAAAGGCTCTGGAGTCCAGGAATGATAACGCAATTACTCCACTTCCCAAAATCAAATGGAAACCTTTAATCC ATTCTCCTTCCAGGACTCCAGTGTTGGTGGGGTCTGATGAGTTTGATAAGTGTCTCAGCAATGACAAGTATTCTCATGAAGAGTACAGTAATGGAGCACTTTCAGTTCTGCAGTATCCATATG ATAACGGTTACTACTTACCCTACtacaagagagagagaaacaaacGTAGTACCCAAAtcactgttgggttttttgaggATGCAAATTACAAGAACATTCGTAAAAAAGatcctgttctgctgcttcacTGGTGGAAAGAAATTGTTGGCACCATTATCTTTTGCATTGTGGCCACAACTTTTATTGTGCGCAAACttttccatccccatccctacgGCAGA CTGCGGAAGGAATCTGAAACACAGTGTCAGACTGATAGCAAATATGAGCCCACTTGTGGAGATGTTAAAGAGAGCAGCTGGAGCGATGTCAAGAACTCTGGATATGTGTCAAG ATATCTAACAGATTTTGAACCAATTCAGTGTCTGGGTCGTGGAGGCTTTGGAGTTGTTTTCGAAGCCAGAAATAAAGTGGATGACTGCAACTATGCTATCAAAAGGATCCGTTTACCTAACAG GGAACTGGCTCGTGAAAAGGTGATGCGAGAAGTCAAGGCCTTGGCTAAGCTTGAGCATCCAGGTATTGTGCGGTACTTCAATGCGTGGCTGGAAGCTCCACCGGAGAGATGGCAAGAAAAGATGGATGAACAGTGGTTAAAAGATGAAAG CACTGACTGGCCACTCAGTTCTCCCAGTCCAATGGATGTCCCATCATTTAAGATCAGAACAGAGCCATTTTCTACAAAGGAGCAAGTTGAAGTTATTGCCACTTCATGGGAGAGGGTAGGGTCTGTGGGAATACCCTGTGGTCAGTTTGATTCATCTGGAAGCCAGTTTTCTCCTCTGGAATTTTCTGAGACAAACAACAGGGACTTACACCAGTCAGAAGATCCACTCTTGAACCTTCAGGACAGTGTCCTTACTGGCTGTGATGTAGAAGACAGCACTATCAACAATAACGAGCTCTGTGACTCCTTGGAAACATGTTCCTCGGCTGTTCCTGTTGTACACCTGAAGGAGGGGACCTCCTCTTCTATCGTGTTTGAGGATTCTGGTTGTGGAAACGCTTCTAGTAAGGAAGATAAAGTCGATGTTTCACGCGGTGAGGGTCTTTCTGAGGAGAAGGCCAAAAGTACAGAGGAATCTGATAGCAAGAAATCTGCTTCAGGAAGTCCCCTCTCTGTTTCTCCACCAAGGCCAACAAGTTTAAGCCTGGACCTTTCTAAAAATATTGCAGAAAAAGTCAAACCCACCTCTCCAAAGGTGTATCTTTACATCCAGATGCAGCTCTGCCGGAAAGAGAACCTTAAAGACTGGATGAGCAGAAGGTGCATGatagaggagagggaaaggacaGAGTGTCTGCAGATATTTCTGCAGATAGCTGAAGCGGTTGACTTTCTGCATAGCAAAGGATTAATGCACAGGGATCTCAAG CCTTCCAATATATTTTTCACAATGGATGACATAGTAAAGGTTGGGGATTTTGGACTGGTAACTGCTATGGACCAAGATGAGGAGGAAGAATCAGTGCTCACCCCAATGCCAGCTTATGCCAGGCACACAGGACAAGTAGGGACCAAACTCTACATGAGCCCAGAACAG ATCTGTGGGAACACCTATTCACACAAGGTGGATATCTTTTCTTTGGGACTGATTCTTTTTGAGCTGCTTTACCCTTTCAGCACACAGATGGAGAGGGTCAGG ACCTTAAGTGATGTTAGAAATTTGAAGTTCCCACCATTGTTCATTCAGAAATATGCACAAGAG tacaCCATGGTGAAGGACATGCTCTCTCCAAGTCCCACTGAAAGACCAGAGGCTGCAGCAATCATAGAAAACCCTGTATTTGAAGACTTGGAACTCCCACCAAAACCAGTGCTTAGGCAGAGGTCACGGACAATGAGTTTATCAGGAAACAAACATTCCAGACAACCAAGCAAATAA